TAGCGTTCGCTGCAGCGGCTGCTCTAAGGTATTAATGCAAAAATGCACATTGTTAAAGGAAAACTACTACAATTTGAAAAGCTTCACGTAACTCTATATTTAGCTTATTAATGCTTTTATCTGCTGAGAATTTGTACAATGATGTGACTTTACATTTTCAGGTTCTGCTGAAAGGTCAAACAGCTTTCCAGAGAAAAGGATCAACGCAGCTCTTCTGCTCCACCGTATGTCTGACGGGCCATCTTCCTCTGCCCACTAAAAACCGAAGCTGTTTCCAGTGCAACAGGTACACACTGTTTCCACTGGGCATCGACATGAACTCGCTGCCTTGTGGTGCTATGAAACCTGTATACGGATGGTCACTTGAGAGCTTAACGAAATGCTACTTTGTTTTACATGATCTACTTTTAAATGTCGCTGAAATGTGAGATCCTTTAGTGCATAGCATAACTTTCTCTCTTTGCCTCTATTTTCACATTGCTTTGGAGCAGCTGGTTATCTtaaacaacaaacataaatgtaaacaaCTGTTTAAAAATTGCCAAATTTGTCACTTAACAGTCAAATTTGTAATAAGCAGATTTAAACTAGGTGCTTAATTGAGCTTTTTTTCAGTCAGATGTTTTAAGTCAGAGCTGCAGCTGCACCTCCCGATATTCCCCTGATGGAGGATTGTACGCTATatgattatttcttttttaatagcTCTGAGATTTTTAATGGCCTGTGTAGCATCTTTCAGGGGGGGTTTAGAGATAGCAACATGATCATCTCAGTAGAAGATAGCCCcctcacttttattttaaaatttcagttGTTGCTCCATCCAGTCTCATGGGTCATTGTGGGTCTGCTACTCCAGTTTCATTTGATATCTTTCAGCCTATGATTTTAGGTGGCAATGGTAGTCCTTGTTCTGATCTGGACGGCCAGCCTGCAAAACAAGGGCTTCCTGTGCTACCTGTGAATCAAAAGATTTGATTTATTCCATTTAAACCAGCACAGGGATCCACATCGATAGTTCTTGTTTTACTCTTTGCAGGGAGATTGTCCAGCCCAGGGACATGATCACGATCCCAACAGACGACAGCACCTTCATGCACTTTTGCGGCCAGTTCTGTTTGTCCGTCTTTAGACACAAGAAGAAACAGACTGACAAGCTTCCTGACAAATGGGTCGATAAACGAGTGGAGAGAAAGCCAGAGAAGCCGCCAGAGAAACCAGCAGACCGCCAGACTGACAGACCCTTCTGTAGTGTCTGTAAAGTCTCCAACAAGGTAAAAGACCTCACGTGTGTAACATAAAGATCCAATTTTAGGTCCGCGTCTCTTCATTTTGGTTGCATTTATTGCTTTTCCACATGTTTTGATTGCGATCATCTCCACAGCCGATTGAGCACGAGGTCACCCATCAAGGCCGCCTACACAGACTCTGCAGCGATGCTTGCTTTGTAACCTGGCGCAAGATACGTCAGTTAGCCATGAACTGCTGCGAAGGCTGCGGTCTTTACTGTAACACCAAATCAGGTTCCTGTCAGACGCTCACAATCGAAAGGTCTCAGCTCAACTTCTGTGGTCCCACCTGCATTAGCACCTACAAACAGGTATAAATATCTTTGTATCAGTTCTATACATTTAACTTTTTGGAGtcatgttgtttatttataacaaaacctgtttttggtttttttgccacCTTATTGCTCAGGGGCAGCTGTGCCCCCTCATATGTGTCCAAATTATCAGAACCTGCTGAATTTTGAAGATATATGCTTTATGAGTGCTAGAGTTGAATTGATGTTTTGGTATACTTGGTGGTTCAGTGCTTTGCCCTGTCGTATCATATGAAGAGGGATCTATCCTGGGCAGTGAAGTTTTTTCCACAGGAGTTACAATAAtggttaaatggtaaatggcctgtatttgtatagcgctttactagtccctaaggaccccaaagcgctccacacatccagtcatccacccattcacgcacacattcacacactggtgatggcaagctacgttgtagccacagccaccctggggcgcactgacagaggcgataATCGATCCaacttcttagttttaaaaaaagtgtttttcataacaaaatgttttatagTCTCTCTTTGAGCAAAATGGGAGCAGCACAGACTCGCCTCGCCAGCACAGCTGCTGCTTCTGTGTGTATATACTTATATGCATCTGTTCTCATGATTCATTATGTCAGAAAAATCATGCTCTGCATCCTCGTATTGTTTCCTCCACAGACCTGTAGAAAGACAACAGAGTGCGCGTACTGTCACAAGACAGTGGTCGTATCCACCACCATCATGGAACGAGACCAGAAGGGCAAAGTTCAGCTTTACTGTTCAGTGGTCTGCGTGGAACAGAGTCGACCACCTCAGCATAATCTCACTGGTATGACACACACGCGTCCACATGTGTCAGGGTCATGTCACAAGCAGAGGGTTTACAGCAGTATATTTATTACAAATTAAGATAGCATGCAGAATAGAAAATAATTAGATAGCGTCCTGGCTCCAGTGGAGGAAAAATCTCAAGTTTTTGCTTTTAatgactgttttattttttaatttttttttgcaggtACTCCATTCCCATGTTCCCTGTGTAAAGTGACCGCCGTTCCTCAGTATCACCTGGCCATGGTGGACGGCACCATACGTAACTTCTGCTCCTACACCTGTGTGTCTATCTTCAGGGTAAAGCAACAGTGGCATTAGTAAATTTAACGATGGCACAGATTGATGGTCTAAGACGTcttgtaattttgttttttcttttcccttcatGTCTCATAGAAATCTGGCCACATATCCCAGCCAGACCTGACCAATGGAGCCTCTTCTCTCAGGGACCCCTCCGTCAGAGATGCCCCCAAACCGGGGCCTTCTGCCGGAGCCAGCTCAGTCCCTCCCGTCCCTCAGGATTACCCATCCTCAGTTCCCTATCCAGGCAATCATCCCAGTCATACCTCAGTGCCCCCACTAGTGCCTCCCCATCCAGCCATCTCCTCCTCCCCTTCTGTGCCAGGACAAACGCAAGCCGGTCAGCCACTGAAACCGGCAGAGGGTCGGCTAGGTGACACCTCCAAACTGACCTGTCATCAGTGCAGCAAACAGTTCAACACCAAGCCGCTATTATTCAGTCACCAGGTAAGTAAACACACTCATATCCTTCCGCATGACCAGTGCCACACCATAAAAAAGGAATATactagttgttgtttttgcctGCAGGGTCGAATTTCTGTGTTCTGCAGTAAGATGTGCTGTGAGCAGTATAAAACCCACAAAAATATCCTTGCTGTGTGCGAGTGGTGTAAGCAGGATAAGGTGATCTTTGACACCATCGCCTACAACCAGCAGGACCTGGTCTTCTGCAGTGAAAGTGAGTAATGCTCAAAGATGGCCTTCATCCTCTTCTACACAGTTAATGCTGCTAGTCAAGTTTCATCATGTTGGTTACTGAACATAATTCAGCCATGTGCCGCTCTTTTGCTGTGATCCTTTGCAAATCCTTCTCATCAGAGGTCCTTttggttattattttttaccCTCAAACTCTAACTCACAATCTACTTGGACTTTTTTTGGTAATTTTGAAAGTACAAGAGAATTCTTATCTCTTAGGAACTATCTGCATTTTCTCTCtagcttttctctctgttttaatTTCCAGATTTGATTGCTTGATTGTGTTTGTAGTAGTGCTGAGTTAATACCCCTCCTGCTGTGTTTTCCAGACTGTAAGCTGCTCTTCAAGCATGACCTGACTTCTCGTAGCAAGGAGCATGCCTGGCGTCCCTGCACCTACTGCTCTGGCATTGCGCAGAAGATGCTGCACAGTCACTACGGAGGCAAGCTGGAAGAGTTCTGCAGACCCCACTGCATGTCCCAGTACACTGTACTCTACTACGGGGTGAGAATGAGGCTGTCCCACTGCACTATTCACCGAACCACACGATGCCTCTTGCAGCGTGTTGAATGTGGTCGTGTCTTCCTATGTCTTGGTGCAGATGGGTCGGTGTGACAGCTGCAGGAAGCAGGGCTACATGACGGAGAAGCTGCAGTGTTTGGGTTCGGTGCGTAACTTCTGCAACCTGCCCTGCCTACAGCAGTACTGCCACCTTCACTTTGAGACGAGCCAACACAGCAGCAGTAACGGGACGGCGCCACAGACACCATATGGTAAACGATGTTCAAAACTGTAAAGCTGCACATGAACACGCGCAGTAATTATTTCAAATCTCCAAAAGCTTAAAAAGCTACAGAGCTGCTTCTCAAATGGTGTTTAAATCAAAACATACCAAGTAAGGTCTGCGTGGTAAACACTGAAGCATCTGGGTGAAGGGATTGCATTCACTATTTTGGGTTTGACCCCCTTTCTCTCTACTTCCAGCTCCAGCTCCAACCCAACCCCACCACTCCTCAAAGATGAATCCAGTCATAGCTGATGTCGTCTCATTGGCCAACGGCTCCGCCACGCAGCCCAGCGTGTCAGCAGATACCACTCTGACTGGTTAGGACATGCACACATCCATAAAACCATTGTCCTAATATTCTaatattttttgtgtatttagtGTCTTTAGATTTCGTTTTTAGACATTTTATCCTTTCTAGAGTGAGTATTTGCAATAAGTGAGAAGCTcttatgtaatttttttttctgtaatgagcacagtacagatttaaaaaaagaaaaaagatagcTACCTCTAAAGCAGCTGATAATATTTAAAGTCATTtaggtttgtgtttgtgatgtCAGATCTCATATTATCATATTATTAATTATAACCATATTATTGgggttttgtgttttgtctgtttgttctTTTAGGAGCTCTACCAACCTCCAATGTAGACGGCAAGAATCTCGACCACGTATGTACTGTTTCTGTGTCTATTTGTTCTCACAGGTTAGATGATTTTGCCTGACATTATTAGAGAGGATCAATTGTGTATATTACTGGGtccattttcatttattttctttactcTGTGGCATTCCATACTCAAGTGTCAACTTCCCGAGCACGTTGCAAGGATCGCAATTAACCTCACCAGACTCTGTATGAAAAATGGCCGTAGCCACGGCGACATCACCTGTCACTTGCATTTTTCATTGACCTCAAAGATctaaaagagaataaataaagaaaactgcTTTGTTGAAACTACCTAAAGATTTTCTCTAAATGGTGCGTCTTAGATACTTCACCCAAAATGTTTAATCATGTTTCAAGCATGCTGTGTAAAGAGAGTCCACAAAGATCAAACAATATGTGCTCACACTACAACTAAGTGTCGGTATGCAGTCCGAGTGACTCCAGTATCCATTCCTATTCTTAATGATGCAGTGAGTGAAGAGGGGGGAGAGAGTGGGGAAGACACGCAGAGGGTCATCTGCTCAACCTGTAAGCTAACCTGGTGCCCCAGTATCCATTGTTATTCTTAATAGAGCTGTAGTTCAGAAAGGCTGAAACCTGATCTTTGGACGAGCAGTTTCACATTAAGGTGGCCTCAAGATTTACATCTCTGATGTCGTACGGCACAGACTGCTAAAGAAACGGCACCCTTTTTGGCACTCAAATGATTCCTGTTGGAGAAACTGTCCACTGTAACAAACTTATGATTAGGAGTCAGATCCGCCTCGTTTATCGTTACTGTTTGATACTTAATATGCAGGCCAGTACCCAGACCGATGCCATGCGTGTGCCTTCATCCCGTCGACGTCAGATGAAGAACAAGTCCGTTCTGTGCAGGCCCTTCACCATGGACCAAGAGAGCATGTGCCAGCTGCCTTCCACTGAATCAGGAGGTAATTGCAGGAATCACCTCAACATGTTTTGCCAGTTGATTAGTGAGATTTGGGAGCTGAGCTGTATCACTTTCAGTAACTTCCTGACAGTAAAACTCAGTACAGCACAGCAACAAACACCTGGTGAACACACAGTGCACTAAGAGACATGTACCAGTAATGCACCTTTAAAAAAACTATCATTTCAGAAAGTTTTAAAATGGACAGATGTTGATTTTTACACAAACCTGCTACATTGTTCtcatgtctttgtttattgGGGGTTTTTACAAGTCACAGCTTTGCATGTTTGTCTCAACAGcaataattatatttattataattatcaATATTTTATGTATTAAACATCTGCCTCACATAAAACTAATATTTTATATAAGTCATCATCAGGGTGTCAGCTTAATTTTCTCAACTTTATAAGGCGAACTGttaacaaaaaaagaggaaccCAGTAGGACTCAATAAAATTGCTTTTCCTAGTGAAACTTCAAAAAAGGGAATcaagataaataatataaacgttattcacaataataaaaataataatcatgtTCTTTTAATGCTGTTACTGTGAGTGCACCAGTTATCAGGGTTTTTTTCTAATTCGTTTTTACTCTTATTTTGTTGACTTTgcgctttcatttttttttttttcatttcagcaaGTTTTCCATAGTGGATTCGTACGCTGGCTGTGAGACGTCAAATGCACTGCaaattaagaaaacaccagcaaatggcacaaaagcacataaaacacaatggaaatagAAACACCCaatgtgaattttttttctgtgattttctatttcttctgtgttttgtgttattttgcaacatttttctgtttgctggtgttttcttaagttcctgtttgacctctcagggccagTGTAGCTTTGCTTATTTTCTTATAGATTTTATTGTTGTAAATATTTAGtttgagtttagtttttattggtTTCAGTTCTTCAGTGTATGAGAGCGTATGAGAGGCGGCACAGACAttataataaaaacacagaacttcTTGAAAGTGTTGTAGACGTTGAGACTTGAGAAGTCTCAACAAACACTTTCATAGAAGCATCATCAGACAGACTAAAACTAATATTCTGATAGACTTGCTACCATTTGTGCCATCATTCACTAAGAGTTGACATTTGCTGTGTATCAGTCACTGCTCCATCTAAACACCATGcacctaaaataaaaatgaatcctATGCTCAGCAGCAGTGTTCCTGCAGGCCACGGctggtgtttcttttttccatttcttttttttttctttaatctttgcTCACAATTAGCTGTTTTTAACAATTGCACCAGCTCTGCTAGATAGCTCCTCGCAGTCCAACCAACCGTCAGCTCAAGCTTCCACGCCAGCGCAGTCGTGCCCAAAATGTCAGGGAGAAACGCAACCGTGTGATGGCTTGCCAGCGCGTCTAACCGGGCGCCATTTCCTGGGCAAGAGAGAGACTTACTCAGACTGCAAGGTCTGCAGACAGCACAAGAGGAAGAGggtggaggaagaagaaggagcGGAGAAGCAGCAGAAGAGGGCAGAGGatgaggagagggagaagaaagaagaagaagacgaggaggaggaggaggagcaccTTGAAAAGACAGATTGTGAGAGCAGGAGTGAGCCGTCGGGCAGGCAGACGTCGTATTACTGTAAGACGTGTTCAGGAGAGCCCAGCCTCTGCCCCGTGCCCTGTTTCGAGCTCTATCACACCCGACTGATCTACAAAATGATTCCTGAACTGGAAACTGAAGGTGAGTCTTCCAAGATCACACAAATTCCCTTCTGCTTTAACACATGTAAATAATAAAGCTTGTGAATTCAGCATGTGTGAATGTTTGAGTCTTACAACAACTACcgcctttttgtttttcttttttaaacctgtTAATGCTGTGCTTGCGTGATTTGTTGAAATGTATTTGCATTTTTCCAGCTGACTTCTTGAGAGGGTCGAGTGTGTCACCCGAGTTTTTCTCTCCACAGCCTCCTGATCTGCCAACGTGAGAcgctctcctcctcttcctccccttcTCCCCTGAGCTCGGACACAGATTGAAAACTACAGGGTTTAACCGATGTTTCCACACTActtcatatatatattgttttgctGTTTATGATTACCTCCAGAGCCTTAGgaacaaaggcaaaaaaaccTCATTTCATTACAGTACTTTTGTGAATTCATACTTGTAATCTGGCACTACAAAGAAATGATGCACTTAAAGGGgctttctgtgtatttttataAGAAGTAAAGACAGCAGTATTTATGACTTAATCACATGGCTGAGTATTTTCTTTCTGCTATGAGTATTTAGTTTGTATGGTGGGTATTTGCAAGAGATCCACAAAAGagaagtcaaaaaaaaaaagaagaagaagaattgtGTAAAATGATTAAAACCTATTAAATTtggatttcattttttaaaaattattattattcatgatGGGTCCTCATACATACTAGTATTCCTCCATTTCCTGTGATGtgagatttgttttttcttctttataagCTGAAAGGtatttaaaaaccaaaaaaaaaactcttctaGCTTCTCAATAAGCTTCTCATGAAGATGATACCCCATTTGGAGGCATGTGTTGTTATTGTGTAGGATGGTGACTGCATTAAAGAGGACCTATTACCCTTTTCCATATATACTGTAACAACTGTGGATGCTCACAATTAAAACAGCCTGCAACTTTAGTGTATTTGCAAGTAAAACATTtggcttcagactgctctaaaatTTAAGTTtcaggcttcttttttttttttttaaactctcagCTCTGTACAATGTCAGTGAGAGTGGTTATTCCTAGTATGGTCAATTTAGGCACAGACCCCACCCACTCACAGGGGAGGGGCTAAAGCAGGGAGGATAGAGCGAGGGGCTGCAGCCAGGCCTAGTAAAAGATAAATGAGGATTATTTtcaactgtgaatcatgcaaagctactctggtAGCTGGTAGAGTCCAGGAGTAACAATCTAAAAACATCTGCTTTAAAGCATTGGCATTAAATACTTAAATTATAAAAACAACGGATCCCCCTTTAATAGGTGAGTAAATCTATTAAAATCAAGCTGGAGTATTTGAGCAGTTTGAAGGTTAGTAAATCCCCAACTGAAACCTCAGGTAGGCGTTCATCTTTGAGGTTAAAACTTGCACTCACTTTAATGTCTGACCGGTCTCGAGTCTGGCAAacctcattcattcatttatttgatGTCAGTCTAACTTTATATCCTGTTACACTTTGTTTGATATGAATGTGTGATTCATGAAGATTACCTCACTACTGATGCAGTCGTGCGAACCAAGTTTGGTTTCAATTCTGCCTTGAGTTGAAGTCTAACTGATTCCAACTGTGTGTAACATTACTGAACTTTATTTAATGACCCATTGtacactgttttatttttagtatttattcCACTTTGCTGTATGTGCATCTGCATGTTTCATTTCCTCATTTTctctgggtttttttctcaCCTGAAAGTTTTGGTTGAAAACAAGAACTGcaaataaattatatttgtgaaaaaaacagTTGTGAtggtttatttcttttcttttcttttttttttattgacatGTACAAATTTAAGATAGCGGACATATTTGAACCTCACCTCGGCCGCTTGCCAACAAATGCTAACAAAATAATCAGAATGGAGCTCAGACTCCTAACATTGTGGCTCAGTTAAGGCACTGGCAATGGTTTTAAAAGCCCCAAGTCTTCTGCTGGGATCAACATGGGTTACAGGAGGTGTTTTGTGGCCCAAATGCCACAAAGCATCTGATATTTGACTCAGGTGAAATACATAGACTCCTCTCCACCTAATGAGGTGGCTGCAGGTGACTTACAGGTCTCTTGTTTTCATCCTTTCAGCACATTTGGGtcctctcggctgttttttagGTGTAAAACCATCAACAGTAATAGTGTCTTGATAAAATATGCATCTTAAACATCTAAAAAGTACAGTCTGTATATATGTGAGGATgctaaaataatgataaatgtcaacaaagcaaaccaTGTATGCCAGAGGGTTTTTTTAATAAGAAGTGGGACTTCATGATGGTCTTATTTtcttaatataaataaacacatttggGCATTTTTCTGAAATTAAACCAAAAGAATGATCGTTTTGAACTGACATCAACGTTTGATGTTTATTTCCAGATCAATTGTAATCATTGAAGTGATATTAAGAAAGGTTTTAAAGTCTTACATTTATTGTGATTATGTGAAGGTTGCTATCTGGGATTTttttcagtctgatataaatgcaTGTCAGCTGAGTCCTGACATGACGCAGCTGGGTTTATTTGGCATCCCTGATGGTTCAGAAATGCAGAAACAGTGATGAGAAATCAAATTTTTCTGATGGAGTGAGCTGACACTCCATCAGAAAAGTCAGCTACGTCTCAGTGGCGACATCTGTTGGCCACATGTTTGTTATTGCGTTTAtcagaaaaatcaaaaagcTGCTGTTCCAATAAATCAGAAGACAGCAGATCTTTTAGGGTCACAATGGTAGCGTTTTAACTTCATGAGACTGTGAAAGGAATCTCTCTTTCCACTTTTCCCTGTGCCCACTTCCCagattttctctgtgttatttttgTAGCCGACTCCATCAGCTGGGGGGGTTTTCCtgttggtttctgtgggtcacCTATAATCCTAATGATCAGCTGGTAGTAAAGACAGGTTTGGTTAGTTCCAGAGCGgagatttttttattaataaatgcCACCTTTTTGTACATACACTCACTTCTTTAAGATCCCTTTCTGGAGTGAATCAATAACAGCTGCACCTTAGAGTCTGAGTGCGACTGTAAGCTCAGTAATCTGAGAGcattcatttttgttgttttcattttgtttcagtTGTGCAATGAGTATCGTAtggggaaaaagtaaaagttaatggtagcttctttttttttaaaatcaatttcATCAGTTAGGAACACAAACAGCTGGTTAAGAGGTCCACTTACTCTTGGCTAACCCCAAACTGTCACTTTTTGGTCTCTTGTGAAGTTTGTTTAATTGGCCCGTGATGTCACAGTGACCCCCTCCTGTGTCTCACCTTTAATTTTCCTCTTCTTCAAATCATTTGCTTCACATAAAAACAGGATTAACTCTTTCTTTATCTCCCTGTCATCCTCCTctagcagcaggagaggagaACGTGAAGGTGTTAATGGTTCCAGTCCCAGTGCCGGTCTTTATTCCAGTGCCTATGAACATGTATTCCCAGCACACACCTGTTCCACTGCCTATGCCCATGCCTGTAGGTCCTCTTACTTTATATTCACAATCCATAAGGTTTAAATAATTGTTTCAGTAAATCAGACActtctttccatttttttctttacaggtTCCAGTACCCATGATGGTTCCACCACTGAACAAGGACATGAAAGATGCAGCTGTCCAGTCAGAGGCGTCTTTGGTGGAGGAAGAAACTCAAAGAGATGAGTCCGGTGCAGGTGAGCATTCTGATCCTGGTTTTAATAGATGTAACAATTCCAGCAAAGTGTTTTCATGATCCTCTGGGTTTGTATGTGACTGCTCTAGACCAGAACACCTCTGAGAGTGGAGACATGAAGTCTGAAGTGGTCGCTCCCACAATCCCTCATCACGCGGAAACTCTGAGGGAAGAAGAAGACCAAGCTGACCTACCACTCACTCAGATTTCAGAGAAGAATCCAGAGGCAGCTGATCCAGAGCCGGAGACGAGCCAAATCACAACCGACCCTCCTGCCAGCTGTGCCGACGATCAACCACCAACCTCCCCGATGATGGACTTGGAAAATGACTTCCCTTCTAGTGAGATGTGACATCACTGATAGTCAGCTGAAGAAAGCATAACATATACTTGATTCAGATTTGCTTTAGCGGTATATGCTAAGTTCAAGAAGAAATCCAGACAGAcaagataaaatataaaaagaacagcaaaaaaagtaaaaacagaaattcTCAGTATGATAGCTCCATAAGTTTGATTTTGGagggttttttgttatttttttaagctgtttCTCCTTCCAGACTCAAACCAGGAATCCTGTGCTTGTTAGGTGAACATCAAGCCACTAGAAATTGTGGCTGATTAATAGATATTAATAAATGAATAGAATTAATACAGAAGAAAGATGAAAATCATCCACTAACAACAGAAGCAGGATAAttggaaatg
Above is a window of Oreochromis niloticus isolate F11D_XX linkage group LG19, O_niloticus_UMD_NMBU, whole genome shotgun sequence DNA encoding:
- the LOC100707353 gene encoding zinc finger MYM-type protein 4 — its product is MITIPTDDSTFMHFCGQFCLSVFRHKKKQTDKLPDKWVDKRVERKPEKPPEKPADRQTDRPFCSVCKVSNKPIEHEVTHQGRLHRLCSDACFVTWRKIRQLAMNCCEGCGLYCNTKSGSCQTLTIERSQLNFCGPTCISTYKQTCRKTTECAYCHKTVVVSTTIMERDQKGKVQLYCSVVCVEQSRPPQHNLTGTPFPCSLCKVTAVPQYHLAMVDGTIRNFCSYTCVSIFRKSGHISQPDLTNGASSLRDPSVRDAPKPGPSAGASSVPPVPQDYPSSVPYPGNHPSHTSVPPLVPPHPAISSSPSVPGQTQAGQPLKPAEGRLGDTSKLTCHQCSKQFNTKPLLFSHQGRISVFCSKMCCEQYKTHKNILAVCEWCKQDKVIFDTIAYNQQDLVFCSENCKLLFKHDLTSRSKEHAWRPCTYCSGIAQKMLHSHYGGKLEEFCRPHCMSQYTVLYYGMGRCDSCRKQGYMTEKLQCLGSVRNFCNLPCLQQYCHLHFETSQHSSSNGTAPQTPYAPAPTQPHHSSKMNPVIADVVSLANGSATQPSVSADTTLTGALPTSNVDGKNLDHASTQTDAMRVPSSRRRQMKNKSVLCRPFTMDQESMCQLPSTESGAAGEENVKVLMVPVPVPVFIPVPMNMYSQHTPVPLPMPMPVPVPMMVPPLNKDMKDAAVQSEASLVEEETQRDESGADQNTSESGDMKSEVVAPTIPHHAETLREEEDQADLPLTQISEKNPEAADPEPETSQITTDPPASCADDQPPTSPMMDLENDFPSKSLDQKSCAPQRGVKRPREGSSGRKRGRRRTGSLERGTAMAPSAASKLNHLYGVKAWRSWVQQRNKQPQKSDPVEVKEDVLDCNSAELSFGLSCFIKEVRRPNGEPYSPDSIFYLCLGIQQHLFMMGRIENIFTDQLYNQFASEISGMLQLWKPKLLPSGGVVSSRVEESYLWECKQLGAYSPIVLLNTLLFFCTKYFHFNTVEKHQRLSFSNFTRHSKPCSRAGKVYYLRFQRSSTSAPSSEETERLRKRQTENEGDLEMMENVTNPLHCPVRLYEFYLSRCPESVKKKTNMFYLQPEQNVHTHSPHWYTSQPLDAATLQSMLTRILAVREVQQEEEAVVLASSSAPAECGGLQ